The Actinomyces viscosus genome segment GCGCACAGGAGGGGGCACCTCCCACGTAGTGGGGGAGTGCCGGCGACCCACAGCCCACCCAGGGCGAGGGCCTCGAGGCGCCGCCACCAGGTCGGCCGGGCACCGGGCCTCAAGGTTCCGAGCGGGCTGTCCTGGGCGGTTTGGCGCACCTGACGCCGCGGTAGGCCCAGGTCGGCCATCAACCGCACGGGCGGTGCACCGCCCCCGCATGACCGGCACCGTGAGGCTCAGCGGCCTCGCTGCGGCCCCGCACCACGTGCATCTTACGGGCGAGTATCCGGTTCTTACGGACCTTGGATATCTCCGCCCTGAGGGCCTCGTCGCGCACACTCCTGGCACCAGGAGACCGGCCACAACGGGCGTGAGTCAGGAGCTCGGGGCGTTCTTGACTCCGGCGCCAGTCAGCACCGTGCGGATCGGCCAGGCCCCAAACTCCTCCTTCCCAGCCTCGATCTTGGTCTCGGTGTGCTGGCAGATCAGCCAGACGGGCACTCACACTCCACCGCGACAGACAAGCCGACACACTCCTCAGGACCGCGGTAGCCCGCCCCCGCAGCCCCAGCGAGTACCTCCTTAAGTCCCATAGCAGTGATCCTCCCGTGCCATCACCGCCCCCACAAAACCCCGGACGGTTCACGAGCAGTGCCAAAAAACAGCATTCCAGAACCGACTTTGCCGACCACCTGAAGATCTACTGGCCAGGAGTTGTCCGTACCGCACGGGACCCCGGCCCCCGTGCGGTACACCCGTCTCCCATCCAGCAGCACTCAGACCTCGTGCAGTAAAGGGCCAAGGCACGGCCCGAGCCACACCACGGGCACGCCCTCACGACGCGCCCCACCCAGCCTCGCCTACTTCTGCTTCGGCCAGGCCGACTCGGCCTGGGCCAGCGCCTCCTGTGAGGTCATCGCACCGGTCGACCAGCGGCTCAGCCCAAGCCACATGGCGCTGCTGCCCACGGCCACCGGCATCGAGTCCGAGGCGTCCATCTCGATGGTCGTCTGGCGTGACTGGAGCAGTCTGGTAGCGCGCCTGCCGACGTCGCTGGGCGCCAGGTCGGGCTCAACCCCCTGGTGGGCGGTCGCCATCCCGCCCATCGCCATCCGCTTGCGGGCCCAGTCCTGGGAGGTCAGGTACTCCATGACCGCGTTGGCAGCTTCCGAGCGGCTGAAGGCCACGAGGTAGTCGGTGCCCACGAGCACGGCGTCCGATCCGCGATCCGCAGCCGGGGTGACGAAGGCCGAGACCTTGGCGCCGTTCGACGTCGACGACGCCGTCGCCCCAGCCGTCTGCCCCGCGGCCTCATCGGCGCCGGTCGAGCTTGCGGCCTCCCCCGCGGCGTCCCCGCTGGGACTGGGTGCCGTCACCGTCACCGGGTTGGCGCCGTCGGCGTCGGTGATGGCGGTGCCCTCCGGGAAGCGGGACTCGAAGGAGGAGGAGGCGTGCAGCATGAGGCAGCTGCCCTTGACCAGGTCGGCCCCGGCCTGCTCGGGAGTCCTCGAGATGATCGAGCCACGCCCACCGGCCACGTTCCCGTCAGCCAGGACCAGGGAGCCGACGGCGTCGAGGGCCTCCACGGCGCCCGAGGAGTCGACGGGCACCCGGTGCGAGGCCCAGGTCTCGTAGGCGCCGGGCCCCTGCGTGGAGAGCAGGGCGTCCTCGAGCCAGTCCGTCATCACCCAGCCGGTGGACTCCCCGTCGGAGGCGCCCACGCACCAGGGGGTCACGGAACCGTCGGGGTGGTCGGCGCGCACCTTGCGGGTGAGGGACTCCAGCTCGGCCCAGGTGGCGGGCACCTTGTAGCCGGCCTTGGCGAAAGCGTCCGGCGAGTACCACACGAGGGACTTCACCGAGGCCATGAGCGGGGCGGCGTAGGGCACGGAGGCGTGAATACCGACCTGGATCCAGTGCCGGTCCCAGCCGGCCTCCACGTTGCTGTTGACCGCGTTGGACAACGGGTGGACCACACCGGTGTCGACGAGCTCGGCCACCATCCCCGGCTGCGGCACGATCGCCAGGTCGGGCAGGTTCTCGGGGGCGTCCTGGCTCGACGGCGAGGCCCCCTTGCTGGTGGACAGGTCGGCGCCCGAGCCGTTGAGCAGCTGGGAGCGCAGCTCGGTGGTGCCGGTGTGCTCGACGTCGATGCCCGTGCACTTCTCGAACTCGGCCACGGAGGCCTCGAAGCGCTCTGCCTCGGTGCCGGTCAGGCTGCTGGAGACGGTGACGGTGGTGCCCTCGTGGCCCTGGTAGGCCCGGTAGGCGGCGCAGCCGGTGGCCGAGGCCGAGCCGGCCCCGCCGGCCGAGCAGGCGGCGGTGCCCACTGCCGCCAGGGTCAGGGCGCTGGCCGCCGCCAGGAGCCGGCCGGTCCGCCGCAGCCGGCCGCTGCGACGTCGTCGGCCCGCAGCGGGCCCGCCGGCCGACCCGGCCGACCCAGCCGACCCGGCCGACCCAGCCGACCCGGCCGACCCAGCCGACCCGGCCGACTCAGAAGTGGCGGCGCGACCGGTGTCCTCGACGAGGTTCTTGCGGGTGAAGTTGTGGTGGGAGACAGGGAGAGGGGACTGTCGCATCAGGGGTGCCTTACTCGTTCTATGAGAGCGTCCAGGACGGCGGCGCAGCCGTCCCGCCACACGGGCTCGGTCAGGATATCGCCGCGGTCGCGCACCCACTGGGGCGCGCTGCCCATGACGACTCCGGCTCCGGCCCACTCGATCATCTCGACGTCGTTGGAGCCGTCCCCGACCGCCAGGGTGCGGGCGGAGTCGGCGCCCAGGCGGGCGATGAGCGCCTCGAGGGCGGAGGCCTTGGTGACGCCCTCGGGGGCGACGTCGAGCCAGGCCGTCCAGCCGATGGCGTACTCCACCGAGTGCAGCCCGGAGTCGGCCACGATCCTGGAGAAGCGCTCCACCGACATCCC includes the following:
- a CDS encoding ABC transporter substrate-binding protein, which translates into the protein MRQSPLPVSHHNFTRKNLVEDTGRAATSESAGSAGSAGSAGSAGSAGSAGSAGGPAAGRRRRSGRLRRTGRLLAAASALTLAAVGTAACSAGGAGSASATGCAAYRAYQGHEGTTVTVSSSLTGTEAERFEASVAEFEKCTGIDVEHTGTTELRSQLLNGSGADLSTSKGASPSSQDAPENLPDLAIVPQPGMVAELVDTGVVHPLSNAVNSNVEAGWDRHWIQVGIHASVPYAAPLMASVKSLVWYSPDAFAKAGYKVPATWAELESLTRKVRADHPDGSVTPWCVGASDGESTGWVMTDWLEDALLSTQGPGAYETWASHRVPVDSSGAVEALDAVGSLVLADGNVAGGRGSIISRTPEQAGADLVKGSCLMLHASSSFESRFPEGTAITDADGANPVTVTAPSPSGDAAGEAASSTGADEAAGQTAGATASSTSNGAKVSAFVTPAADRGSDAVLVGTDYLVAFSRSEAANAVMEYLTSQDWARKRMAMGGMATAHQGVEPDLAPSDVGRRATRLLQSRQTTIEMDASDSMPVAVGSSAMWLGLSRWSTGAMTSQEALAQAESAWPKQK